A region from the Sander vitreus isolate 19-12246 chromosome 1, sanVit1, whole genome shotgun sequence genome encodes:
- the sirt3 gene encoding NAD-dependent protein deacetylase sirtuin-3, mitochondrial isoform X1, with the protein MASLASSSLISPVRLCCLCLCSRTSRTLSAYGLGQRSLCSGKAAALCRQTNSPRWNGTQGFFSRGGGGEAKEQQTLEDIAKSIREQRYKRVVVMAGAGISTPSGIPDFRSPGSGLYDNLQQYDLPYAEAIFEISFFHQNPNPFFALAKELYPGNYQPNLTHYFVRLLHEKSQLLRMYTQNIDGLERLAGIPPEMLVEAHGTFATATCTVCRRKYEGEELRSDVMAGTVPKCPTCKGVVKPDIVFFGEELPRHFFKYLTDFPLADLLIVMGTSLEVEPFASLAGAVRSSVPRLLINRDLVGPFAWRRRRHDTVQLGDVVGGVQALVDALGWTRELNALMVAGAEKAATKTEE; encoded by the exons ATGGCTTCTTTAGCGAGCTCCTCATTAATTTCACCTGTCAGactttgttgtttgtgtctgtgctcGAGAACAAGCAGGACGCTCTCTGCATACG GTTTGGGTCAAAGGAGTTTGTGTTCAGGTAAAGCTGCAGCCCTGTGCag ACAAACAAACTCTCCCCGGTGGAATGGCACTCAAGGGTTTTTCTCCCGTGGTGGCGGCGGTGAAGCCAAGGAGCAGCAGACCCTGGAGGACATCGCcaagagcatcagagagcagcggtACAAGAGGGTGGTGGTGATGGCCGGAGCTGGGATCAGCACACCTAGTGGCATCCCAGATTTCAG GTCTCCAGGCAGCGGTCTCTATGACAACCTGCAGCAGTACGACCTGCCGTACGCCGAGGCGATATTCGAGATCAGCTTTTTCCATCAAAACCCAAATCCCTTCTTCGCCCTGGCCAAAGAGCTGTATCCGGGGAATTATCAGCCCAACCTGACGCACTATTTTGTACGGCTGCTTCACGAGAAGAGTCAGCTCCTCAGGATGTACACGCAGAACATCGACGGCCTGGAAAGAC TTGCAGGGATTCCTCCTGAGATGTTGGTGGAGGCTCACGGTACATTTGCCACCGCCACCTGCACAGTCTGCCGGAGGAAATACGAGGGAGAGGAGCTACGA TCAGATGTGATGGCAGGAACGGTCCCAAAGTGTCCCACGTGTAAAGGCGTGGTAAAGCCTGACATCGTGTTTTTCGGGGAGGAGCTTCCACGTCACTTCTTCAAGTACCTCACAGACTTCCCTCTGGCTGATCTCCTGATCGTCATGGGAACTTCACTGGAG GTGGAGCCCTTCGCCAGTCTGGCGGGAGCTGTGCGCAGCTCTGTTCCCCGTCTGCTCATCAACAGGGACTTGGTGGGTCCGTTTGCCTGGCGCCGCCGTCGTCATGACACCGTGCAGCTGGGTGACGTGGTCGGTGGTGTGCAAGCCCTGGTGGATGCCCTCGGCTGGACTCGGGAGCTGAACGCTCTGATGGTGGCCGGTGCTGAGAAA GCTGCAACAAAGACAGAAGAGTGA
- the sirt3 gene encoding NAD-dependent protein deacetylase sirtuin-3, mitochondrial isoform X2: MAGAGISTPSGIPDFRSPGSGLYDNLQQYDLPYAEAIFEISFFHQNPNPFFALAKELYPGNYQPNLTHYFVRLLHEKSQLLRMYTQNIDGLERLAGIPPEMLVEAHGTFATATCTVCRRKYEGEELRSDVMAGTVPKCPTCKGVVKPDIVFFGEELPRHFFKYLTDFPLADLLIVMGTSLEVEPFASLAGAVRSSVPRLLINRDLVGPFAWRRRRHDTVQLGDVVGGVQALVDALGWTRELNALMVAGAEKAATKTEE; encoded by the exons ATGGCCGGAGCTGGGATCAGCACACCTAGTGGCATCCCAGATTTCAG GTCTCCAGGCAGCGGTCTCTATGACAACCTGCAGCAGTACGACCTGCCGTACGCCGAGGCGATATTCGAGATCAGCTTTTTCCATCAAAACCCAAATCCCTTCTTCGCCCTGGCCAAAGAGCTGTATCCGGGGAATTATCAGCCCAACCTGACGCACTATTTTGTACGGCTGCTTCACGAGAAGAGTCAGCTCCTCAGGATGTACACGCAGAACATCGACGGCCTGGAAAGAC TTGCAGGGATTCCTCCTGAGATGTTGGTGGAGGCTCACGGTACATTTGCCACCGCCACCTGCACAGTCTGCCGGAGGAAATACGAGGGAGAGGAGCTACGA TCAGATGTGATGGCAGGAACGGTCCCAAAGTGTCCCACGTGTAAAGGCGTGGTAAAGCCTGACATCGTGTTTTTCGGGGAGGAGCTTCCACGTCACTTCTTCAAGTACCTCACAGACTTCCCTCTGGCTGATCTCCTGATCGTCATGGGAACTTCACTGGAG GTGGAGCCCTTCGCCAGTCTGGCGGGAGCTGTGCGCAGCTCTGTTCCCCGTCTGCTCATCAACAGGGACTTGGTGGGTCCGTTTGCCTGGCGCCGCCGTCGTCATGACACCGTGCAGCTGGGTGACGTGGTCGGTGGTGTGCAAGCCCTGGTGGATGCCCTCGGCTGGACTCGGGAGCTGAACGCTCTGATGGTGGCCGGTGCTGAGAAA GCTGCAACAAAGACAGAAGAGTGA